From the genome of Pseudomonas sihuiensis:
GAGAATGATGTCCCAGCTTTCCAGCGTCATGCCCAGGGTCAGGTCCAGCTGCGTCTGCGCGTTGAGGTAGGCGATCACGGTGTTGAGACGAGCGTTCTCGGCGTTCTGCAGGTCGCTCTCGAAGCTCAGCACCTGAAAGTTGCTGGAGCGCCCAGCGGCCAGCTTGTCCCGTTCGATCGCCAGCTTGCGCTTGGACAGTTCCACACCACGCTGGGCGATTTCGTACTGGCGCCAGCGGGTGCTTACATCCCGTATGACATCCTTGACGTTGCGGATCAGTGCCTGCCGGGCATCGGCCAACTGCAGTTGCTGATCTTCGACGTTGATCCGGGCATGTACTTCCCCCTGGCGTCTGCTCAGATCGCCGATGGGGATGTCGAGCCGTATGCCGGCATAGCTGTCCCAGCTGCGATCTGCGCCATTGCCATAGGTCGAGCCGTAGCGATCTCTGGCCTGATTGGCGCCGACTTCGAGCGACAGATCCCAGAGGCTCTGGTTCTTGGCGACCAGCAGGTTGATGTCCGCTTGCTGGCGCATGATCAACTGGCGCAGAAAGTCGGGTTGCTGTCGCTCGGCCAGACTGATGGCCTGGCCGGGGTCGATCTCGATCGCTTCAGCGTGCAGGGCATCGGTTGCCCGCACTGGCGAAGAGAGATCCAGCGCGAGCAGGCGCAGCAGCTCCAGGCGGCTGCTGTCGACCAGATTGGCCGCTTCCTCGACGCCCAGCTCCTGGCTGGCCAGGCTGGCTTCGGTCTGCACCACCTCGAACTCCGCCATCCGCCCAGCCTCGATCATCGCCTGGTTGACGCTCAACAGCTCCTGCGAACGCTGCAGGGCGGCCCTGGCGATGTCCAGCTGCTCCTGGGCGCGCAGCAGCTCGCGGTAAGCGAAGATGATCGCCGCGACGGTCTGCGAGATACCGGCCTTGAGGCCGAGCCTGTTGGCCTCTTCGGTCAGTTGCGCGAGTTGCAGTGGCGCGGTGGTGACGTCGCGCCCGCCGCCACGCAGTAGCGGCTGGATGATGCTGAAGTCGACGCCGTCGTTGCGGCGCCAGCCCGCCTGGTTGGCTTGCGTGTGGTACTTGCTCCAGCCGAGGCTGACCACGGTGCCGTATTCTCCCAGCAAGGTCGCTGTGGCGCCGAACTGACCCGCACGCTGGCTATCGGCATGCCCCCGCGAGGCTCGGTAGCTGTTGGAGAGATACAGTTTGGGGTTGAACGCGTCCTCCGATACCCGCAGGTCGAACTTGTCGGCGATGCGCCAGAGGTAGGCGCTCTTGATCGAGCGGTTGTTGCGCAGCCCGAGAAACACCGCGTCGACCAGCGACAGGTCGGCCATCTGTTCACTGAGCAGTTCAGCTGGCGCCGGGTCGGGCATGCTGGGTGCCGAAGGGCGCAAGGGCTCTTCCCGCCACGCCTGTGCTGGTGCGCTGAGGGTAACGATGAGGAACGCGCCGAGCGCCAGTCGCCTATTCATCGCGCAGCGCCTCTACCGGTTGCAGGCGTGACGCGGCGATGGCCGGATGCAGACCGAAGAACAGGCCGACCAGTACCGTACTGCCGATGCCCAGGGGCAGCGCGCCGGGTGCCAGAAAGAATGCCCAGCCAGACAGCTGCGCATAGCCCCAGCCTCCCAGCATGCCGAGAACGGCGCCCAGCAGTGCACCAACGCTGGTCAAGGCCACGGCCTCGACCAGGAACAGGTTGCGGATATCTCTGCGCCGTGCGCCCAGGGCCAGGCGCACGCCGATCTCCCGGCGGCGTTCGCTGACGTTCATCAGCATCACGTTCATCACGCCTACGCCACCACCTATCAGCGAGACGACGCCGAGCGCTGCCAGCAGGTAGGTGAAGGTTCGGGTCTGCTGTTGCATGCCCTCGAGGATCTGCTGCGCGAAGATCAGGGTAACCGGAGCATCCCCAGCGATGCGCTGGGTGAGAGCCTGGCGCAATTGCTCGCCGGCCTGGATGACTTCTTCGGCGCTGTTGGCGCGGGCCACAACGTGGCTGATCTGTGGCACGGGGTTGATGCGCGTCATGCCCTCCATGGGGATGAACAGCGTTTCGTTGGCATTGAACGGCAGGAGCATGCCGGGGGCACCTTCCTGGAGAATGCCGACGACCCTGAACTGATAGGACTGCAGGCGTAACTGATCACCCGGTTGCAGCGGATCGTCCGGCAGGCTCAGGGTCTGTGCCAGCGAGGCGCCGATGACCGCATAGGCTTCCTTGCGGTCGAACCCCGACAGCGACCGGCCGCTGGCGATATCCAGACGCGCGGCCTCGAACAGTGCCGGGTCGGCGCCGATGATGTTGGCGTTGCCGATCCGTCCGTGGAAGATCGCCGGTGCGCCATAGGTCATCACCGGAGACAGGCTGGCGACGGCCGGGGTTTGTCGACCCAGCGCTTCCACGCTCAGACGCAGGGGCAGGCCGTCGCGCCCGGTGGGTTGTGGTGGCAGCTGCAGCACCAGGGTATCGCTGCCCAGGTTGCGGAAGATCGCTATCGATTGCGCGGCGGCATTGCCGCCGATGTTGAGCAGGGCCACCACCGAGCAACTGCCCATGACGATGCCCAGCAGGGCCAGCAAGGAGCGCCGACCGAGCATGCGCAGGCTGTTCAGCGCCTCGACCAGTATCTGTGCGGCGCTCGGCCCGGTACTCAACGGCATGGCCGGGCTCATGCTGCGCCGGCCTCGCGCAGCAGTCCCTGGTGCACCTCGACCTGGCGCGCCAGGCGGTTGGCGATCAGCGGGTCATGCGTGACCACGATCAGCGTCACGCCTTGCTCGCGGTTGAGCTCGAGCAGCAACGCCATGATCTCCTGGGCTGTGCTGGCATCGAGATTACCGGTCGGTTCGTCGGCGAGGATCAGTGCAGGCTTGCCGACCAGCGCGCGGGCGATGGCGACGCGTTGGCGCTGCCCACCGGACAGGCTGGCGGGGCGATGCTCGCTGCGTTCGACCAGGCCGACCCTGGCGAGCATGGCGTGCGCCTGTTCGCGCGCCTGGCGCGGCGCGATGCCGCGATAGGTCAGGGGCAAGGCGACGTTGTCCAGTGCGCTGAGGCGGGGAAGCAGGTTGAAGCTCTGGAAGACGAAACCGATCAGCTGGTTACGCAGGGCGGCCAACTGGTCCGGGCTGGCCTGGGCGACCTCGATGCCATTGAGGCGGTAGTTGCCGGTATCGGGCAGGTCGAGCAGGCCGAGCACGTTGAGCAGGGTGCTCTTGCCCGAACCGGAGCTGCCGAGGACGGCGCAGCTCTCCCCGCTGGCGATCCGCAGGCAGACGTCGTCGAGGATATGCAGCGTTTTGTCGGCAAGCCGGTAGTGCTTGCCAATGTGCTGCAACTGGATGAGCTGTTCTTCGTTATTGTTTTCGAGCATCCCGATGCCACTGCCTGCGTCCATGTCGATGAACCACTGAGCATCGCCTTGTCAGGCACTTCACGGAGCCGACGCCATAGGGCTCTGTTCCGGGAAATCAGAGGGCGGTCGTCTTTCTGAAAGCGGTCGCAACAGGACCATGCCCGATAGCAGGATTGGCAGCGCTGGCTTGTCTGTAAAGCCAACTTTCTTCTGGTTCGCGCAGGCAGTGTTACCGATGCTCACACCTTCCATGTCGGGTGGCTGAGCGTGCCGAAACGGGAGATGGATGAGGGCAGGCATCGGGCTGCCCTCGGCGCAGGCGACAGATCAGAACGGAGCGGGGCACTCGAAACGCATGCGCTCACCGGTTTGCGGGTGGGTGAGGGCGAGCATGCTGGCGTGCAGGCACAGGCGCTCATGGGCGGCCAGGGCCTGTTCGTGAGCGTAGAGGCGGTCGCCCAGCAGTGGATGGCCGATGGACAGCATATGCACGCGCAACTGGTGCGAGCGCCCGGTGATGGGCGTGAGCTCGACCCGGCACCAGTCGCCGCAGCGCTCGATGACGCGCCAGTGGGTCAGGGCGTGTTTGCCCAGTTCGTGATCGACCACGTGGCGTGGTTTGGTCGGCGGGTCGTAGCGCAGCGGCAGGTCGATGCTGCCGCTGTCGGCCTGCGGCTGGCCCCAGCACAGGGCGGTGTAGGCCTTCTCGGTTTCACGGTCGTGGAACTGGCGCGACAGCTCGCGGTGGCTGTCGGCATCGCGGGCCAGGACGATGATGCCGGAGGTTTCCCAGTCCAGCCGATGGACGATGCGCGCCTCGGGGTAGCCGTTTTCCTGCAGGCGGGTGACCAGGCAATCCTTGTTGTCATCGGCGCGGCCCGGCACCGACAGCAGCAGGGTGGGCTTGTTGATCACCAACAAGGCGGCGTCCTGGTGGAGAATTTCGATCTGGCTTAGCGGCATGGGGCGTTCGCAACGGTCTGGTAGGAGCGAGCTCTGCTCGCGAAAAATGCAGGTCACCGATATTCGCGAGCAGAGCTCGCTCCTACGGGCTATCGATGGCTACAAACGAACACGGCGGCCGAAGCCGCCGTGAGCGCAACTGGACTCGATTAACGATCCGGCAGAGTGATGTTCAACTCCAGAATCGAGCAGCTGCCCTGGTTTTCCAGTGCAACCTGTACCTGGTCAGAGTCGATGTTGACGTACTTGCGGATCACTTCCACCAGTTCCTGCTGCAGGGCCGGCAGGTAGTCCGGCTGGCTGCGCTGGCCACGTTCGTGGGCAACGATGATCTGCAGGCGCTCCTTGGCGATGGATGCGGTGGTTTCCTTCTTGCGCGAGCGCAAGAAGTCAAAAATATTCATTCTCGACCTCCAAACAGGCGCTGCAGGAAGCCCTGCTTCTTCACATCCAGGAAGCGGTGCGCGACTTCCTTGCCAAGCAGGCGATCAACAGCGTCGCTGTAGGCCTGGCCGGCATCGCTTTGGTCATCGAGGATGACCGGGATGCCCTGGTTGGACGCCTTGAGCACGGCCTGGGATTCGGGGATCACGCCGAGCAGGCGGATGGCGAGGATTTCCTCGACGTCTTCGACGCCGAGCATTTCGCCCTTGGTGACGCGCTCGGGGTTGTAACGGGTCAGCAGCAGGTGTTCCTTGATCGGGTCTTCGCCTTTCTCGGCGCGGCGCGATTTGCTCGCCAGTAGGCCGAGCATGCGGTCGGAGTCACGTACCGAGGACACTTCCGGGTTGGTCACGACGATGGCTTCGTCGGCGAAATACATCGCCAGGTGTGCACCCTTCTCGATACCAGCAGGCGAGTCGCAGACCACATATTCGAAATTTTGCGACAGCTCATTGATGACTTTCTCGACGCCTTCGAGGGTCAGTGCGTCCTTGTCACGGGTCTGGCTGGCGGCCAGCACGTAGAGGTTCTCGAGACGCTTGTCCTTGATCAGGGCCTGAGTGAGGGTGGCTTCGCCGTTGACCACGTTGACGAAGTCGTACACCACGCGGCGTTCGCAGCCCATGATCAGGTCGAGGTTACGCAGGCCGACGTCGAAGTCGACGATGACAGTCTTGTGCCCGCGCAGGGCGAGGCCGGTACCGATGGCGGCGCTGGTGGTGGTTTTACCGACGCCACCCTTGCCGGAAGTGACTACGAGGATCTTGGCCAAGGTGATTCACCCTAAAAATGAATAAAACGCGGGAATCCGTCAGCCAATCGAGGCTTCCAGATGCCTTTTTGTGTCCGTAAAAAAGTGGCCGCAGTATCCGTTAAAGGCGGGTGATGTTCAACACATCACCCGACAGGCTGACATGTACCGCATCGCCCCACAGCGGGTCACGGCGCAGGTCTTCGGCGACCTTGTAATGGCCGGCAATCGACAGCATTTCGGCGCCCATTTGCTGACAGAAAATCCGTGCCTTGGTGTTGCCTTTGATGCCCGCCAGGGCGCGGCCACGCATGGGCGCGTAAACATGGATGTTGCCATCGGCGAGAAGTTCCGCCCCGGCGCTGACCGCTGCCAGGACGATCAGGTCGCCACCCTGGGCATAGATCTGCTGGCCGCCGCGCACTGGTGTGGTGACGACCCGGGCGGGCTTGTGCTCGGGCTCGGCGGGTTTTACCTCGACCTTCTTCGGCGGCGCCGGGTCGATAGGCCGCTCGCGCGCGCCGGACGGCGGCAGCACGGGCAGATCCATGGCTTCGGCGGCAGCCACATCACTTTCGCGTACGGCGCGGATGGCCAGGGTGCGCAGGCCATGGCGGCGACACAAAGCCATCAGTTGGGCCAGGTCCAGTTCACCTTCGCCTTCCGGCAGTTTGTCCAGGGCCAGCACCAGCGGCGTGTTGCTGAAGAAGGCCGGGGCCTGGGCGACTTTTTCCGTCAGTTGCGCGTCGAGGCGTTCGAGATCGTTGTGCGCCAGTTCCATCACGGTGATGGCGAGCATGCTGCCCTTGAGCTGGAATACGGGGTCTTGGGCGAGGAGGTCGGCTTGGCTCATGGTGGTGCGATGGGCCTTCTGGCGAGTCGAAAGATGCCGGACTTATAACGAGATAGCCCGCATGCCGCAAGCCGCCTGAGCAGACGAGTCCGACCGGAGGCGAAGCTGTCCCGCCGCTGGGCGGTCGCCGTGACCAGCATGGCTCGCAGCGAAGCCGCCGAGCGAGGGGGAAAACTGCGTTAGAATGCGCGGCTTTGTATGTGATCGGAAACGCCTCATGGATCGCCCCCGCTTTCGCGCCTATTTTCTTCATCCGCGCTTCTGGCCACTGTGGCTGGGCTTCGGATTGCTGTGGCTGGTGGTGCAACTGCCTTACGGCCTGCAACTGAAACTGGGGCGGGCACTGGGCTGGCTGATGTACCGCACGGCAAGCTCGCGCCGGCAGATCGCTGCGCGCAATCTGGAGCTTTGCTTCCCCGACAAGAGCGCTGCCGAGCGCGAGCGCCTGCTCAAGGAGAATTTCGCCTCCACCGGTATTGCCTTCTTCGAAATGGCCATGAGCTGGTGGTGGCCCAAGGCGCGCCTGGCTCGCCTGGCGCATGTCGAGGGCCTCGAGCATCTGCAGCGGGCGCAGGCCGAGGGGCAGGGCGTGATCCTCATGGCCGTGCATTTCACCACCCTGGAGATTGGCGCCGCTCTGCTCGGTCAGTTGCACACCATCGACGGCATGTACCGCGAGCACGACAACCCGCTGTTCGACTACATCCAGCGCCGTGGCCGCGAACGCCACAACCTCGATGCCACCGCTATCGAGCGTGAGGATATTCGAGCGATGCTCAAGGTGCTGCGTGCCGGTCGCGCCATCTGGTACGCGCCGGATCAGGACTATGGGCGCAAGCAGAGCATCTTCGTGCCGTTGTTCGGTATCCAGGCGGCGACGGTTACCGCCACCACCAAGTTCGCTCGCCTGGGCAAGGCGCGTGTGGTGCCGTTCACCCAGCAGCGTTTGGCCGACGGCAGCGGTTATCGCCTGGTGATCCATCCGCCGCTTGAAGGCTTCCCGGGTGACAGCGAAGAGGCCGATTGCCTGCGCATCAATCAGTGGATCGAGCAAGTGGTGAGCGCCTGCCCGGAGCAGTACCTGTGGGCGCACCGTCGCTTCAAGACGCGTCCCGAGGGCGAGCCGAAGCTGTACGGAAAGCGCGCGTAGCCCATCTATACTGCAACGAAAAACAGGATCGCCCGATGACCGTGATTGCCAGTCCCGATGCGCCCGTGACCGGGCTGATCCTCTCCGGCGGCGGGGCGCGGGCGGCCTATCAGGTCGGGGTGCTGGCAGCCATTGCCGATCTGCTGCCGGATGCCTCGCACAATCCCTTTCCGGTGATAGTCGGCACTTCGGCCGGGGCGATCAACGCCGTTGGCCTGGCCTGCGGCGCGTTGCAGTTCGGCGAAGCCGTGCGGCGCCTGACCTCTGTCTGGCAGGGCTTTCACACCCATATGGTGTACCGCAGCGACTGGCCGGGCGTGCTGCGCCAGGCGGCGCGTTTCGTCGGTCACAGCCTGCTTGGCCTGGGGCGCGATGTTCCGGTGGCCTTGCTCGACAGTTCGCCATTGCGCGAGTTGCTGGAGCGCGAGCTGGACCTCTCCGGTATCGCGGCTGCCGTGCGTCATCGACAGTTGCGGGCCGTGGCGGTGACGGCCTTCGGCTATGAAAGCGGTCAGGCGATGACCTTCTATCAGGGCCGCGCGACCATCGACCCCTGGTTTCGCCACCGTCGTGTCGGGGTGCCGACGCGGCTGCGCCTCGAACACTTGCTGGCCAGTGCGTCGATTCCGCTGATATTCCCGCCGGTGAAGATCAACCGCGAATACTTCGGCGACGGCGCGGTACGCCAGGCGGCGCCGATCAGCCCGGCCTTGCACCTGGGGGCCAGTCGCGTGCTGGTGATTGGCGTGAGTGGCAATGCACAGAGCAATGCCTCGGCCCCTGTGCCGGTCACCCCGGCCAATCGCCCGCCGAGCCTGGCGCAGATCGGCGGGCATATGCTCAACAGCACCTTTATCGACAATCTGGAGACGGACATCGAGCAGCTCGAACGGCTCAACCAGATGAGCGCACTGGTGCCGCCGGAGCGGCGTCCGCGTGGCTTGGGTTTGAACCCGGTGGACGTGCTGGTGATCGCGCCGAGCCAGCCGCTGGATCAGATCGCCGCGCGTCATCAGCGCGAGCTGCCCAGGGCGCTGCGTCTGTTTCTGCGTGGTCCTGGGGCAACCAAAGCCGGTGGAGCGGGGGTGCTCAGCTACCTGCTGTTCGAGCCCGGCTATTGCAGTGAACTGATCGAGTTGGGTTATCAGGATGCGATGGCGCGCAAGGCCGACCTCTGCCGTTTTCTCGGGTTGGCCGAGGTCGCCCATTCCGCTTGATGCACGTCAGGCCAGCACACCATCACGAAAATCGCGCATGGCCTGCTCGATTTCCTCGCGGCTGTTCATCACGAACGGTCCGTACTGGACGATGGGTTCGTTCAGTGGTGTGCCGGCGATCAGCAATACCCGCGCACCATGGGTGCTGGCCAGGTGCAGCTCACCCTCGTCGGATAGCCGCACCAGACGCCCGGCGCTGACCGGTTGTGTACTGGCCTCGGGCAGCTCGAGCAGGCCTTGGTAAACGTACAGCATGACCCGCTGACCATCGGCCAGGCGCGGTGAAACCTGACTGCCGGCCGGCAGGTTCAGGTCGAACAGCTGAGGCTGGGTATGTGGCCGCTGCACGGCGCCGGCCTGGCGGATCTCGCCGTCATCGAATTCACCAGCGATCACCACCACCTCGGCGCCGGACGCCGTGTTGATGCGCGGGATGTCGGTGGCTGGAATATCGCGGTAGCCCGCTTCACCCAACTTGTCCTTGGCTGGCAGGTTGAGCCACAGTTGGAAGCCGCGCATGGCGCCGGACTCCTGCTCGGGCATCTCGCTGTGGATGATGCCGCGCGCAGCCGTCATCCATTGCACGCCGCCGCTGCCGAGCAGGCCGACGTTGCCCAGATGGTCTTCATGGCGCATGCGCCCTTCGAGCATGTAGGTGATGGTTTCGAAACCACGATGCGGGTGCGGCGGGAAGCCGGCGATGTAGTCGTCGGGGTTGTCGGTGGAAAACTCGTCGAGCATCAGGAAGGGGTCGAAGCGTTCCAGGCCCGGTCCGCCGATCACGCGGTTGAGGCGCACACCGGCGCCGTCCGAGGCGGGTTGGCCAGGCTGGATGCTGATGACGCGGCGTTGCGAGGTCATGGCGGCTCCTTGAAAGGTAGGAATGACGCCATGCTAGTCGCATTTAATCGATGTTTGTGTGGAAAATTTGCGGGCCATGCATCGATAAATTCGATGCATGGCCGAGGGCTCAGTCGGCAATCTTCAGCTTGCGCGACTCGTTGTAGAAGTAGCGGATCTTCTCGTACTCGAACGGCGAGTTGAGTTGGCCATAGCGGAAGCCGGTATTGGCGCGGGTGTCGACGATGCGCAGTGCGGTGATGCCGGGATTGCTGCGACTGGCGTCGGCCACATCGAGGTAATTGACCGCGTTCTCCAGGCTGTAGTCCGCCACCAGCCCGCCGGTGTCGCGCAGGTTCGATGGTCCGAGCAGTGGCAGCATCAGGTAAGGCCCTGCGGGTACGCCGTAGTAGCCCAGGGTTTGGCCGAAGTCTTCGCTCAATCGGGGTAGGCCCATCTTCGTCGCCGGGTCCCAGATACCGCCGACACCGAGGATGGTATTGAACAGCAACCGCGCGGTGCTGTTCATCGCCCGCTTGCCCTTGAGCTGCAGCACGCTGTTGGCCAGCGTGGGAATCTCGCCGAGGTTGTTGAAGAAGTTGTGCACGCCGGTTTGCACCAGGTTCGGTGTGACGTAGCGATAGCCGTCGACCACGGGCAGGAATACCCATTGATCGAAGCGGTAGTTGAAGTGGTAGACGCGGCGGTTCCACGACTCCAGCGGGTCATAGACCTGCAGGGCGTCACTGGAGGCGCGTTCGAACTCCTGCTGATCCAGTCCTGGGTTGAACTGCAGGTTCTGCAGCGGGTTGGTGAAACCGTCTGCGTCGACCTGGCTTTCGGCCAGTGTCTGCCCGCTGGCCAGCAGCAGGGCAAAGATGAGAGTGCTGTGCTTAACCACGGAAGAACTCCAGCATGGCGTCACTGTTGACGCGATAGTTGAGGTTGCCGCAGTGCCCGCCACGCGGGTAAAGGGTCAGGCGGTCGCCGAAAGTGCGGCGCAGGAAGCCGATGTCGCCCGGGCCGAGGATCAGGTCGTCGGCATTGTGCATCACCGAGACCTTGTCGCTGCCTTTGAGGTAGTCCTCCAGGGCGTAGAGGCTGCTCTTGTCGATCAACTGGTTGAGGCTGCCGCCGTCATAACGCGCACGCCACATGGGCATCAACTGTTCGGCGATGTAGCAGTCGAAGTCGCAGCGCAGGGCCATCTGGAAGAATGGCGTGAGGCTGGTGCTCTCGGTGATGCGGTAGTCGCGCGGAGTGATCAGGCCGCGGCGGTTGAGCAGGTCCGAAGTGAAGACGATATCGGCAGACGAGAAGCGGAACGAGGTGCCGATCAGCATTGCCATCTGCTCGTCGGAGAGTTTTTCCTTGGATTGCTGGAAGTCGTAGAGCATGGCCTCGTTGATATCGAGGTAGCCCTTGTCGTTGAAGTAGCGAGTCAGCTTGCCCAGCACCAAATCATAGAAATTGGTGCTGTTGTCGATGCCTTGCACCTTGGTCTGCACCAGCTTGTCCAGGTTGCTGACAGAGGTGTAGAGGTTGACCGGCGGGTTGAGCAGCAGCACGCGTTTGAAATCGAAGGCACGCCGGGTTTCGTCCAACTGGCTGACGAAGGCGGCATGCAGCGCCCCCAGGCTGTAGCCGGTCAGCAGGAACTCGCTGACCTCCAGCTTTGGATGCTGGGCACGCACGGCCTGCATGGCGCGGTACAGATCGTCGGCATCATCCGGGCTGTAGCCTGGCGTGGCCGAGCGCGAGGCAGCGGCCATGAAGTCGTAGCTGGTCGGTGACGACAGCTGTACGACATGGAAGCCAGCGCCGTAGAACAGCTTCTTCAGGTATTCGGTGGTGCCGCTGGCATAGTGCGCGCCGGTGCCGGAGATGATGAAAATCAGCGGCGCACGACCGTTCTGCTGGGCCAGGCGGTAACGCAGCTTGGTCACCGGCCAGAAGTTGTCCAGCAATTCAAACTCACGATCCGGGCGCAGGCGTACCGAGTAGTCGCGTTGCCGGATGTCGCCATCGGCCGGCAGCGTCGGGCGCAGCTCCGGCGGCGTGGTGGCGATGGTCGCCTCGAAAGGGTTGGCCAGTGGGTAGCCGTAGCTTTCGGCATCCACGTCGGCGGCCATCGCGGAGGCACAGAAGACCAGGCCGCCGAGCAAGGCGGCGAGTCGGGCAAGGCTGGGCATGTATTAAGTCCCTTTGAATAAGAGAACGTCTGGGTTGAGCAGCTGGCTTATGACAGCAGCAAGCGGGGCAAAGTGCCAGACTATCCTGCCTTATCTCAAGGAAACATGCGTAGCCGCAACAAGAGGCGCGCCGACTGACTCCAGGCTTTTTCAATCAGGCGTGGTGGTGCAGCCAGGCATGCTTTGGGCGCTCTGCCGCAGGCTGACGACGGCGTTCGAAACGCTGCCAGACCTTCTCGTGAAAGTAGAAGCCCACCGAGTTGCACAGGGGCTCGATGGCCGCCACCATGCCGCTGGCTGCGACACTGCCAGTCAGGGCGTAGGTGACGCCGAAGGCGATGCAGAAGTGCATGATGGTGAAGGTCAGGGTCTTGAGCATGATGCACCTCGTTGAGAATCATTTCGTCATGTAAGAGAGGCTAGTCCTGTTCGTCAGTGTCGGGAAATGTGGCCTTTGCATGGTCTCGATAGTGTTGGTCAATTGATTTCTGTTCTTAGAGAGTCTCTTTCTATTTATTTTGCCTCGGGGTGTCTGCGTTAAGGTGGCGCTCTCTTTCGGTGGAGTTGGGCGATGCAGATTAGTGATATTCCCTTCGGCGTAACGGACTGGGCTGCTATACCAGCGACCGAGCATCCGGGTGAGCGAGGCGTGGCACGTTGGCGTACTTGCCAGTTCGGTGCGCTGCGTGTGCGCATGGTCGAGTATTCGCCGGGCTACCTGGCCGACCACTGGTGCCGAAAAGGGCATGTGCTGTTGTGTCTGGAGGGAGAGCTGACCACCGAGCTTGAGGATGGCCGGGTATTCGTGCTCAAGCCTGGTATGAGTTATCAGGTGGCGGATGGGGCCGAGGCTCATCGTTCATCGACGATGTCTGGCGCACGCCTGTTCGTGGTGGACTGAGCCGCAATGCTTTGGCGCATGGCTGCCGATGCCCTGGTGCTGGTGCACCTGGGTTTCATCCTGTTCGTGCTACTGGGTGGCTTGTTGCTGCTGCGCTGGCCGCGTCTGATCTGGCTGCATATACCTGCAGTGGTCTGGGGCATCGTGGTGGAGTGTTTGCATCTGGGTTGTCCGCTGACGCCCTGGGAAAACCAGTTACGCCGCGCGGCCGGGCAGGCTGGCTATGACGGCGGCTTTATCGAGCATTACCTGATACCGCTGATCTATCCGGCCGGGCTCACGCCAAAGATCCAGCTCTATCTGGGCGCGATCGTGGTGTTG
Proteins encoded in this window:
- a CDS encoding patatin-like phospholipase family protein: MTVIASPDAPVTGLILSGGGARAAYQVGVLAAIADLLPDASHNPFPVIVGTSAGAINAVGLACGALQFGEAVRRLTSVWQGFHTHMVYRSDWPGVLRQAARFVGHSLLGLGRDVPVALLDSSPLRELLERELDLSGIAAAVRHRQLRAVAVTAFGYESGQAMTFYQGRATIDPWFRHRRVGVPTRLRLEHLLASASIPLIFPPVKINREYFGDGAVRQAAPISPALHLGASRVLVIGVSGNAQSNASAPVPVTPANRPPSLAQIGGHMLNSTFIDNLETDIEQLERLNQMSALVPPERRPRGLGLNPVDVLVIAPSQPLDQIAARHQRELPRALRLFLRGPGATKAGGAGVLSYLLFEPGYCSELIELGYQDAMARKADLCRFLGLAEVAHSA
- a CDS encoding pirin family protein, which translates into the protein MTSQRRVISIQPGQPASDGAGVRLNRVIGGPGLERFDPFLMLDEFSTDNPDDYIAGFPPHPHRGFETITYMLEGRMRHEDHLGNVGLLGSGGVQWMTAARGIIHSEMPEQESGAMRGFQLWLNLPAKDKLGEAGYRDIPATDIPRINTASGAEVVVIAGEFDDGEIRQAGAVQRPHTQPQLFDLNLPAGSQVSPRLADGQRVMLYVYQGLLELPEASTQPVSAGRLVRLSDEGELHLASTHGARVLLIAGTPLNEPIVQYGPFVMNSREEIEQAMRDFRDGVLA
- a CDS encoding MlaA family lipoprotein codes for the protein MFALLLASGQTLAESQVDADGFTNPLQNLQFNPGLDQQEFERASSDALQVYDPLESWNRRVYHFNYRFDQWVFLPVVDGYRYVTPNLVQTGVHNFFNNLGEIPTLANSVLQLKGKRAMNSTARLLFNTILGVGGIWDPATKMGLPRLSEDFGQTLGYYGVPAGPYLMLPLLGPSNLRDTGGLVADYSLENAVNYLDVADASRSNPGITALRIVDTRANTGFRYGQLNSPFEYEKIRYFYNESRKLKIAD
- a CDS encoding alpha/beta fold hydrolase family protein; the protein is MPSLARLAALLGGLVFCASAMAADVDAESYGYPLANPFEATIATTPPELRPTLPADGDIRQRDYSVRLRPDREFELLDNFWPVTKLRYRLAQQNGRAPLIFIISGTGAHYASGTTEYLKKLFYGAGFHVVQLSSPTSYDFMAAASRSATPGYSPDDADDLYRAMQAVRAQHPKLEVSEFLLTGYSLGALHAAFVSQLDETRRAFDFKRVLLLNPPVNLYTSVSNLDKLVQTKVQGIDNSTNFYDLVLGKLTRYFNDKGYLDINEAMLYDFQQSKEKLSDEQMAMLIGTSFRFSSADIVFTSDLLNRRGLITPRDYRITESTSLTPFFQMALRCDFDCYIAEQLMPMWRARYDGGSLNQLIDKSSLYALEDYLKGSDKVSVMHNADDLILGPGDIGFLRRTFGDRLTLYPRGGHCGNLNYRVNSDAMLEFFRG
- a CDS encoding DUF2061 domain-containing protein: MLKTLTFTIMHFCIAFGVTYALTGSVAASGMVAAIEPLCNSVGFYFHEKVWQRFERRRQPAAERPKHAWLHHHA
- a CDS encoding DHCW motif cupin fold protein yields the protein MQISDIPFGVTDWAAIPATEHPGERGVARWRTCQFGALRVRMVEYSPGYLADHWCRKGHVLLCLEGELTTELEDGRVFVLKPGMSYQVADGAEAHRSSTMSGARLFVVD
- a CDS encoding DUF2784 domain-containing protein; translation: MLWRMAADALVLVHLGFILFVLLGGLLLLRWPRLIWLHIPAVVWGIVVECLHLGCPLTPWENQLRRAAGQAGYDGGFIEHYLIPLIYPAGLTPKIQLYLGAIVVLVNLSVYGWLIWRWRNKA